One Harpia harpyja isolate bHarHar1 chromosome 11, bHarHar1 primary haplotype, whole genome shotgun sequence genomic window, CCCTGTGGACCCCGAGGCCGAGCGGTTCCTGGACCACAAACCCATCGTGCTGCCGGAGAGGGACACCCGGTAGGTCCAAGCGGCCGTTTCTCCTTTTGGTGGGTGTTTTCATCTGTACACACGGTTATCTGCGTGCCCCCGGGGACAAGGGCAGCGCCTGAGCACACTGGCACCGGGGACATCTCCACCTATTGCAGCAAAAAATGACAAGCaggggccggggtgggggaggCAAGGGCTGGCTGAGCCCCCCCAGGGCCGGAGCCGGAGCGATGCTGGAGGGTGCAAAGCATCCAGCTGTGTTCCCGCAGGCATCCCCCCTGCAAGGACCCGCTGGCGTGGGCAGTGATGTGACCTCTAAAGCACCTGATGGAGTCCTGCGTGCGTGTCCCCGAGCATCTCCCGGCTCCGTGGGGGTCCGGGTCCGGCTCAGCACCCCGTTCCTCCTTCACCCCCAGCTTGCAGGCACCCTGCCCCAACCAAGAGGCTACCAGCACCTACGAGAAAAGCCCACTGTCCTACGAGCAGATCCAGAGGCAGGCGGTGGGCTCGGACCCGCTCCCACCCACGGCCCAGCCCAGACCCCGCAGCTGCTCCCAGCCGGCGGTGCAGGCGAAAGCAGAGATCCACTGGgagctggggggtgctggggaccccccccgaGAACCAGCGCCTCGGCTGGAAACGGCGGCAGGCAGCTGGTACGTGATGCCCGTGAGGTCGGGTTGGTACCGGTGGGATGCGGGGTGAAACCGGGTGGGGGTCAGACCCCCGGTGTGGGGGGTAgtgggagaggaggcagagcacTGACCCCCCAGACACCCAGCCCTGCTGGAGTCCGGACAGCGTGTCAGCTCGTGGGGTCTCCCAGTACCAAATTATTTACCAGGGTGAAATGAGGAGGAAATCTGGATCGCCTTGGTTGcaatttacattttgcttttatttcattttataaatataaacaaTGTCCCTCACCAGAATAAATCCCAAGTTCCTGGTCAGACTTTGGTAGAAATGAGACGCTCAGTACGTGTCCCTCAAACCAGATGCCACGTATGATGCCCGTGCGTTGGTTTGGGAGGTCCTAAAAGTGCTTTGCAGGTGACGGGGGGGTCACCGTGCAGCCTTGAGGCATAGGACTCGGGCACCCCCTCTGCCAAAATGCAGCTACAGCTGGGACGGGGCACCCTGCTTTCCCCTGGGATGCAGGCACAGCGTGCGAGGGCAGCCGCTGCTTCGTCCCACGGGCAGGAGAGGGAACCTGGCAGGCAAGTTATCCCCATAAATGCAGGCACCAGGGGCTGAGATAGGGCCCTCCCGGCGCTCCCCAACCACCCAGCAAGGGGACTGGGGATGCTGGGACGCTGGCTGAGCAACGCCGAGCCCAGCGCCGTGgccagcagccaccagctgcagggaAAATCCCAGCTCCAGCCGAGCCGTGTTTAGCGTAAGCCCTGCGCTGCCCGTCGCCCCTCAGCCCTCCCTGTtcccgcagccccccccagccagccGCAGGGGACGCACCGCTGGCATCCCTCCTGGAGGACATGGACACGCCGTCGCTGGAAGGCTCTgtgcccggcagccccgtgccacGGGGCCGAACTCCCCCACCATCTGCCACCCGCTCTGGCTGTACCCCGACCAGCTCCCCGGTGGGGGGACAGCAACCCGGTTCCCCCCACAaaggtgctggggaggagggtgacCTTTATTATGGGCTCCAAGAGGGGTCGGATGCTCTGCTCGAGGATAGCGACCGCCTTTTTGAGCCTGAAAACTGATTTCCCGGAGAGAATGGCCTCTTGGCATGGACTCGTCTCGTGGAGGGGATGCAAACGTCACAGACTGGGAGAAAGGGGCTGGGGCTGACCCCCAAAAGTGCAGCACTGGCAGAACGGAGGAGCCCCCAGGCTCCTGCCAAGCCCCCGTGCCACGCTGCGCCCCTCGCGCCCACCCAGCTGCACGGGTGGCTGCCACCCCGCAAAACCCGAGGGGACCGCCACCACCTCCCCAATTTCTGCAGCAGAGGGGACAAGGTCCCCCTCGCTGGAGCCCTTTGGGTGGGCGCAGATAAGCACGAATGCTGGGCTGGGCAGGATCCAGGCTAACTAATGTCTTTAGGAAGGGAAAAGATTAGCTTTGCTGCTTGAAACAGGATCAGCGTTTAGGCGGGTAAAGATGTATTCACCCCGGGTAGGCTTTACGCGGCGGGGATATCCGCAAAGCCTTTTTCCCCCTTATCAAAGCTCCCCCCCGGAATTAAAATTAGATCCTGAGactcctgcagcaggcagccttcACGTCTCCAGGTTGGGAGAGGGGGGTGACGGCGGGGGACAGACCGTGCTGTCCCCCAACTCCTGCACGAGGACCAGCGTCCAGCGCCAgcgggggcagagggaggaggactCGGCTGAGCTGAAACCCCGGCGATGGCAGTGGCTTCCCCAGGGCCGCTCGAGGTGGTGGCTTTGGGCAACATTTTCTCTCTCCGCTGGGTCGGCGTCAACAGCCGCAGCGCCGCGGGTGGCTTTGCGTGCCGGTGCCCGCCGTCCCCACACTCCCTCCGAATAATAAGCGCTCGTTTCAAGTCACGTTGATGGAACTAAGCCTGGTTTGTCACCACGACGGGGGCGACGCAGCGGCTTTCCGCAGCCTGTTTGCAACGCGCAGGGACGGCAGCGCCGGCGGGATCTGCGACCTCCGCCTGCCCTTCAGCTGCTCGGGGCCGCGGGGATCCGTGTGGCTGAGCCTCCCCGGGGCGGCAGCCGGGTTTGGATCAAAGCATCAGCAGATCCAACAGTATGGGGATGCCGAGTCCCTCACCCTGTTTTGGGAAAGCTGGGCTGGATGCTGCGTGTGCCCGGCACGGCCCCATGAGGCTTGGGAGCACGTATCGGCTGGCAGAGCGGCTCTTCAGCAAATTTATGGGGGTTGACAAGCCCAAAAGCGGGGGGGAAGCTGTCCTCTGGCACCCGAGGGGGATGGAGCGTGGGAGCCCTGGAAACGACGCTCCCCACGCTCCCCTGCCGCCCGGGGAGCGCTTTGCTGGTTCAGTCCTGCGTGGTGCAAGAAATGGCTCTACCCGGGGGCTTCATGCCCCCGTGACACCCGTCCAGGCGTTACCGCGCCCTTTGGTCACCTTCGCGTCACCGCAGCAGCAAGGGGAAAAGGGCAGGCAGCGCCCCGCGCGCTCGGGGTGTTTATGGGCGACGGTGCCGTTGGGAGGGTGGGGAACGAAGGTGTTTGCTAAATATTGCCGGCAGGATTGCGAGCGGTCGGCCAAGGGGAAGCGTTACCCAACTGTTTACGCTTGCTCGAGTCCTGCCCGTTGTCCTTCCCGGCGTGGGGGGAGCGTGGTGGCTGTGGGGACACCCTTCGGGCACGATTCCGGAGGGTGCCCAGGGCGGGACGTCGCTTTACGTCGCCGGCTCGTATTGAGCGTAGGAGCCTTGTAGACACCCGAAAGCTTTTGCCCATCTCACGTCCTGGCGCTCGCTACCACTTTTGGcaaaagaaacttaattttcaaaagcatttgccTTGGGCAGGGACAGAGGAGAGGGCTGAGATGGGGCCTGGAGTCctccgtgtgtgtccccccccggaGCCCTTTTGTGCAGCTGGATTTGGGTGCCCACAGGCGGGAGGACCCCGGGGAACAGAGGTTGCCTCAGCCAAAAGGTTCAGCTCTCCCCGCGCCGGCTAAAGTTAAACATTTGTGAGAAACGGGACATTCCTGCATGAAATTAAGAGTTCTGCAAAGCcccgggccccggggcggggcggggcggggcggggcggggggggaagggggcgTGTCGCGCCGCGTGGCCTTGGCGGCGCGCGGGGGAGCGCGGGAACAGCGCACCAGTGGTGTAGTGGTATCATGCAAGATTCCCATTCTTGCGACCCGGGTTCGATTCCCGGCTGGTGCAAGTCCAAAGCTCGTCTGTGGTTTCGAAAGAAATCCTACTCGTATCGAGCTGCCCCCAAaatgtggggtggggaggggctTTGCTTTTTTGCCCCGAGGCCTGTCGCTGTGTCGGGatgcggggtgggggggtacCTCGGTCCAGCAGCACCCCGGAGCTCCGTGGCTCCGCCAGCGCTGGAAGGCAGCAGGGGATTTGGGGACCTTTTCCCCCTTGTTGGGGTCTTCTCTGTTGTCTtctctgctctctccttcctcccccctaAAAAGGGGACCCCCCCCTTTACACAGACACAGCCGGAGGGGACCgctgctctcagcagcagcaggaattgctgctagaagctcccctgtgAGCCAGGATGGGAAACGGATCT contains:
- the BSND gene encoding barttin; this encodes MAEEKTFRYGFIMLGFFLVMTGMFIMSVEKPQIYITFCALGVLLVAVGITWSMCQCYPKITFIPVDPEAERFLDHKPIVLPERDTRLQAPCPNQEATSTYEKSPLSYEQIQRQAVGSDPLPPTAQPRPRSCSQPAVQAKAEIHWELGGAGDPPREPAPRLETAAGSCPPQPAAGDAPLASLLEDMDTPSLEGSVPGSPVPRGRTPPPSATRSGCTPTSSPVGGQQPGSPHKGAGEEGDLYYGLQEGSDALLEDSDRLFEPEN